The Mycobacterium seoulense genomic interval GTCCGGCGCCGCGATCGAGTGGGTCGTCGACGCCTACACCCACGGCCGGGTCGCCGAGGAACAGATGTCGGCGCTGCTGATGGCGATCTTCCTGCGCGGCATGGACCGCGAAGAGACCGCCAGCTGGACTTCGGCGATGCTGGCGTCCGGTGACCGGCTCGACTTCCGCGACCTGCGGACCCCCACCGTGGACAAGCACTCCACGGGCGGCGTGGGGGACAAGATCACCCTGCCGCTGGTGGCCGTCGTCGCGGCGTGCGGCGCGGCGGTGCCGCAGGCGTCGGGGCGCGGGCTCGGGCACACCGGCGGCACGCTGGACAAGCTCGAGTCCATCGCCGGGTTCACCGCCGCGCTGTCCACCCGGCGGGTGCGCGAGCAGCTCCGCGACGTCGGCGCGGCCATCTTCGCCGCGGGCGAGCTGGCACCGGCCGACGCCAGGCTCTATGCGCTGCGCGACGTCACCGCCACCGTCGAGTCGCTGCCGCTGATCGCCAGCTCGGTGATGAGCAAGAAGCTGGCCGAGGGGGCGGGCGCGCTGGTGCTCGACGTGAAGGTCGGCTCCGGGGCGCTGATGGCCTCGGAGGCGGCCAGCCGCGAGCTGGCGCACACCATGGTCGAGTTGGGCGCGGCGCACGGGGTGCCCACCCGCGCCCTCCTGACGGACATGAACGCCCCGCTCGGCGCGACCGTCGGCAACGCGCTCGAGGTCACCGAGTCGCTGGAGGTGCTGGCCGGCGGCGGCCCGCCCGACGTGGTCGCGCTGACGCTGCGGCTGGCCGCCGAGATGCTCGAGCTGGCCGGGCTCGACGGCCGCGACCCCGCCGACACACTGAGCGACGGCACCGCGATGGACCGCTTTCGCCGGATGATCGCCGCGCAGGGCGGCGATTTGTCGGTTCCGTTGCCGATCGGTGCACATTCCGACACCGTGACCGCGGCCCGGGGCGGCACAATGGGCGATATCGACGCGATGGCAGTGGGGCTGGCGGCTTGGCGGCTCGGCGCGGGCAGGTCCCGTCCGGGCGAACGGGTGCAGGCCGGCGCCGGCATCCGGATCCACCGCCGCCCCGGCCAGCCGGTCGCGGCCGGCGCGCCGCTGTTCACCCTGTACACCGACACCCCGGAGCGGTTCGGCGCCGCGCTGGCCGAGCTGAACGGCGGCTACAGCGTCGGCGACGCGCCGCCGGCGGCGCGGCCGCTGATCATCGATCGGATCGTGACGTGACCACCCCACTGGGCCTCGAGCAGATCAGGAAGGCGCCCAAGGCGCTGCTGCACGATCACCTCGACGGGGGGCTGCGCCCGTCGACGGTGGTGGAGATCGCCGGCCAGGTCGGCTACGACGGGCTGCCCACCACCGACGTCGACGAGCTGGCCACCTGGTTTCGCACCCAGTCGCACAGCGGCTCGCTGGAGCGCTACCTGGAGCCGTTCTCACACACGGTGGCGGTGATGCAGACACCCGACGCCCTGCACCGCGTCGCCTACGAGTGCGTCGAAGACCTGGCCGCCGACTCCGTCGTCTACGCCGAGGTCCGGTTCGCGCCCGAGTTGCACATCGACCGGGGGCTGTCCTTCGACCGGATCGTCGACGCCGTGCTGGCCGGTTTCGCCGACGGGGAGAAGGCCTGCGCCGCCGCGGGCCGGCCGATCGTGGTGCGGCTGCTGGTGACCGCCATGCGGCACGCCGCGGTGTCCCGGGAGATCGCCGCGCTGGCGATCCGGTTCCGGGACAAGGGAGTTGTCGGTTTCGACATTGCGGGCGCCGAGGCAGGCAACCCGCCGACGCGGCACCTGGACGCCTTCGAGTACATGCGAGACCACAACGCGCGCTTCACCATTCACGCGGGAGAGGCGTTCGGGCTGCCCTCCATCCACGAGGCGATCGCGTTCTGCGGCGCCGACCGCCTGGGCCACGGGGTGCGCATCGTCGATGACATCGACGTCCTCGGCGACGGCGAAGTCCGATTGGGTAGGCTGGCATCGATCCTGCGGGACAAGCGAATTCCGTTGGAGCTGTGTCCCAGTTCCAACGTGCAGACGGGTGCGGTGAAAAGCATCGCGGACCATCCGTTCGACCTGCTGGCCCGCACGCGCTTCCGGGTGACGGTCAACACGGACAACCGGCTGATGAGCGACACCTCGATGAGCCTCGAAATGCACCGGCTGGTGCAGGCTTTCGGCTACGGGTGGAGCGACCTGGAGCGGTTCACCATCAACGCGATGAAGTCGGCGTTCCTTCCGTTCGACGAGCGGCTGGCGATCATCGACGACGTGATCAAGCCCCGGTACGCCGTGCTGATCGCGGGCTGATGCCGCTCGCCCGAAAAATGTGCGAGCGGACCAGCTTTCGGCTCAGCGGGTGAGGCGCGTGCCGGTGCGACGGCCCGTCAGCGCTTCGTAGAGCGCGATCAAGACGATGGCGGCGCCGACTCCGATGAAGAACGGAATCCACGCGATGCCACCGTTGGCGTTGTGGTATCCGAACTGGCTGGCGACCGCCGAGCCGATCAAACCGCCTACGGCGCCGATCACGACGGTCATGATCATGCCGACGTTCTGTTTACCCGGCATCACCAGACGCGCGACCACACCGATGATGGCGCCCACGATGATGGCGAGGATGATGGATCCGACCATTTCAGCTCCTGTCATAACGGCTCCCGGGGTGGGCGCCATCTTCGAGGGGGATTTCCCCGAAAAGACGGACTTCTAACACAATTCGGTCGGAAGCCGGATCAGGCGAGCCCGATGGCGCGCACCGTACCGGCCAGGTGCGTCTGCACCGCGCGCAGCGCCCGCGGGCCGTCGCCGTCGCGCAGCGCCTCGGCGATCTCGCGGTGCTCGTCCAGGATCGTCGTCGTCCGGTCGGGTTCGCGCAGCGCCGACTCGCCGATCATGCGCATCTGACGATCCCGCAGCGACGCATAGAAACCCGACAAGATGGCGTTGCCCGACTCGGCCAGCGTCACGGCGTGGAAGGCGCGGTCGGCGTCGAGGAACTCGGGCCAATCGGCGCGGTCGACGGCGGCGCGCTGCCGCGCCAGCTCGCCGGACAACCGCTGGAAAACCGCGGCGCACGCGGCCGGCCCGCGGCCCACCACCTTCGTCGCGGCGAACTGCTCGAGCACCAGCCGCGCCTCCATCACCGAGCGGACCTCGTCCGGCGACACGGGGACCACCAGGGCGCCGCGCTGCGGGTAGAGCCGCAGCAGCCCCTCGGCCTCCAGCCGCAGGAACGCCTCGCGCACGGGGGTGCGGGACATTCCCAGCGCCGCGGCGACGTCGCCCTCGCTGATCAGCTCCCCGCCCGGGAACGCGCCGGTGAGCACCTGCGTCTTGACGTAGTCGAGCGCGCGGTCCTTGGCCGTTGCCGGCCTGGCGTTCCCCGTTGCCACTGCAGCCTTCCGGTAGCTAAGTCGTATCCCAGCAGTGTGGTGACCGTACACCAGCGCGGGATTGACAACAGCGCAACTGAGATACAAGATAGATACGAGATAGACGCAAGATGCACTCGAGAGGCCCCCGAGCAGTTCGAAGGAGACGCGAAATGCCCGTCACGGAACAAGCCCTGACCCCGAACCTCGATCCGACGATCCCCGCCCCGATGGTCAACGTGGCCGAGTACGGGTTCGAAGGCCGTTTCCAGGACTGGGCCGAGGACGCGGAGTATTTCGAATACTCCAAGGCCGCCAACCCCATCGGCTCGGGCCATGTCCCGCAGGTCCCGGTTACCCGCTTCGACCCGGATGTCTACACCGATCAGCCCACCGGTGTGATCCCGCTGGATCTGTCCAGGGAGCTGGGCATCGAGACCGGCGCGGCGACCAGCCCCGCGCTGCTGGCCAACTTCGTGCGCATCCGCCCCGGTGAACAGGTCGACACCAGCCCCAACGCCACCTCGCAGCTGTACTACGTGCTCTACGGGCGGGGCTTCGCGGCGGTCAACGGCCAGCTGGTCGGATGGGAGAAGGGCGACTTCCTGACCCTGCCCGCGGGCACCCACTCGGTGTTCTACGCGGCCGCCGACACGGCCATGTACTGGGTGCACGACGAGCCGCTCATGCGCTACCTGGGCGCCCAAGCCACCCAGCCGCGGTTCCGCGCGACCAAGTTCCGCCGTTCGGACGCGGTGGCCAAGCTGGAGGAGATCGCGTCGCGCCCGGGCGCCAACGAGAAGAGCCGGGTCAGCGTGTTGCTGGCCAACGCCAACCAGGAACAGACGCTGACCATCACCCACGTGCTGTGGGCCATGTTCGGCGTGCTGCCGCCCAACCAGGTGCAGCGCCCGCACCGGCACCAGTCGGTCGCCCTCGACCTGATCCTCGACGCGCCGGCCCACGGCTGCTACACCCTGCTGGGCACCCGGCTCGACGAGCGCGGCGACATCGTCGACCCGATCCGGGTGGACTGGCGGGCGGGCTGCGCCTTCACCACCCCGCCGGGCATGTGGCACGCGCACTACAACGAGACCGACCAGCCCGCGCACCTGATCCCGATCCAGGACGCCGGCCTGCAGACCCACCTCCGCAGCCTCGACATCAAGTTCACGCAGCGCCGCGACCTCGTCGCCGGCTGACCCGCCGGACCGTGCACGGTCCACAGTTGCCGCATAGTGTGGCTGGACATGAAGTTGCCCCTGCTGGGCCCCGTGTCCGTCACCGGCTTCCAGAACGCGTGGTTCTTCCTGGTCTTGCTCGTCGTTCTGCTGGTCCTGGGCATCTACGTCGTGCTGCAGTTCGCCCGGCGCCGGCGCGTGCTGCGCTTCGCCAACATGGAGGTGCTGGAGCGGGTCGCACCGGCGCATCCCAGCCGGTGGCGGCACGTGCCCACGATCCTGCTGGCCACCTCGCTGGTGCTGCTGACCACCGCGATGGCGGGGCCGACCTCCGACGTCCGGATCCCGCTGAACCGGGCGGTCGTCATGCTGGTCATCGACGTCTCGGAGTCCATGGCCTCCACCGACGTCGCACCCGACCGGCTGACCGCCGCCAAGGTGGCCGGCAAGCAGTTCGCCGACGAGCTCACCCCCGCGATCAACCTGGGGCTGGTGGAGTTCGCCGCCAACGCCTCGCTGCTGGTCTCGCCGACGACCAACCGTGCGGCGGTGAAGGCGGCGATCGACAGCCTCAAGCCGGCGCCCAAGACCGCGACCGGCGAAGGACTGTTCACCGCGCTGCAGGCCATCGCGACGGTGGGCTCGGTGATGGGGGGCGGGGACGGCCCGCC includes:
- a CDS encoding adenosine deaminase yields the protein MTTPLGLEQIRKAPKALLHDHLDGGLRPSTVVEIAGQVGYDGLPTTDVDELATWFRTQSHSGSLERYLEPFSHTVAVMQTPDALHRVAYECVEDLAADSVVYAEVRFAPELHIDRGLSFDRIVDAVLAGFADGEKACAAAGRPIVVRLLVTAMRHAAVSREIAALAIRFRDKGVVGFDIAGAEAGNPPTRHLDAFEYMRDHNARFTIHAGEAFGLPSIHEAIAFCGADRLGHGVRIVDDIDVLGDGEVRLGRLASILRDKRIPLELCPSSNVQTGAVKSIADHPFDLLARTRFRVTVNTDNRLMSDTSMSLEMHRLVQAFGYGWSDLERFTINAMKSAFLPFDERLAIIDDVIKPRYAVLIAG
- a CDS encoding GntR family transcriptional regulator: MATGNARPATAKDRALDYVKTQVLTGAFPGGELISEGDVAAALGMSRTPVREAFLRLEAEGLLRLYPQRGALVVPVSPDEVRSVMEARLVLEQFAATKVVGRGPAACAAVFQRLSGELARQRAAVDRADWPEFLDADRAFHAVTLAESGNAILSGFYASLRDRQMRMIGESALREPDRTTTILDEHREIAEALRDGDGPRALRAVQTHLAGTVRAIGLA
- a CDS encoding thymidine phosphorylase; the encoded protein is MTDFDFDAPTVIRTKRDGGRLSGAAIEWVVDAYTHGRVAEEQMSALLMAIFLRGMDREETASWTSAMLASGDRLDFRDLRTPTVDKHSTGGVGDKITLPLVAVVAACGAAVPQASGRGLGHTGGTLDKLESIAGFTAALSTRRVREQLRDVGAAIFAAGELAPADARLYALRDVTATVESLPLIASSVMSKKLAEGAGALVLDVKVGSGALMASEAASRELAHTMVELGAAHGVPTRALLTDMNAPLGATVGNALEVTESLEVLAGGGPPDVVALTLRLAAEMLELAGLDGRDPADTLSDGTAMDRFRRMIAAQGGDLSVPLPIGAHSDTVTAARGGTMGDIDAMAVGLAAWRLGAGRSRPGERVQAGAGIRIHRRPGQPVAAGAPLFTLYTDTPERFGAALAELNGGYSVGDAPPAARPLIIDRIVT
- a CDS encoding VWA domain-containing protein translates to MKLPLLGPVSVTGFQNAWFFLVLLVVLLVLGIYVVLQFARRRRVLRFANMEVLERVAPAHPSRWRHVPTILLATSLVLLTTAMAGPTSDVRIPLNRAVVMLVIDVSESMASTDVAPDRLTAAKVAGKQFADELTPAINLGLVEFAANASLLVSPTTNRAAVKAAIDSLKPAPKTATGEGLFTALQAIATVGSVMGGGDGPPPARIVLESDGAENVPLDPNAPQGAFTAARAAKAEGVQISTISFGTPYGTVEYEGATIPVPVDDQTLQKICEITDGQAFHADSLESLKTVYATLQRQIGYETVKGDASLAWMLLGAVAMAGAVLAGLFLNRRLPS
- a CDS encoding GlsB/YeaQ/YmgE family stress response membrane protein, with product MVGSIILAIIVGAIIGVVARLVMPGKQNVGMIMTVVIGAVGGLIGSAVASQFGYHNANGGIAWIPFFIGVGAAIVLIALYEALTGRRTGTRLTR
- a CDS encoding cupin domain-containing protein, which gives rise to MPVTEQALTPNLDPTIPAPMVNVAEYGFEGRFQDWAEDAEYFEYSKAANPIGSGHVPQVPVTRFDPDVYTDQPTGVIPLDLSRELGIETGAATSPALLANFVRIRPGEQVDTSPNATSQLYYVLYGRGFAAVNGQLVGWEKGDFLTLPAGTHSVFYAAADTAMYWVHDEPLMRYLGAQATQPRFRATKFRRSDAVAKLEEIASRPGANEKSRVSVLLANANQEQTLTITHVLWAMFGVLPPNQVQRPHRHQSVALDLILDAPAHGCYTLLGTRLDERGDIVDPIRVDWRAGCAFTTPPGMWHAHYNETDQPAHLIPIQDAGLQTHLRSLDIKFTQRRDLVAG